The Tursiops truncatus isolate mTurTru1 chromosome 11, mTurTru1.mat.Y, whole genome shotgun sequence genomic sequence CGTCTGGTAGGGGCGGGACGGGGCAAGGGCGGGGGGATTGAGCgcgcgccccctccccgcccgtGCGGGGTTCCCGGCGTGGGGAGGGGCTCGCCCTGCCTCCGCCCCCGGGCCTTACGCAGATCCGAGGAatgaatggggggtgggggcgtgAGGGAAACTTTCCTACCCGAGCCTCTCCCCGGCGGGAGAGGGGTCGTCCTCCCGCCCCTCCAACCCGGAGCGTCCCCCTCCGGGCCCGAATCCTGCGGCGTCACAGCTGGCGAAAGGGCGGGCAGGTCCCCCGGGGCCCTTGATGTCTGAGCATGCATCGGGGGTGCCCCCGGTCAAGGGCCAGGCAGCCCTGGGCTCCGGCAGGTACCCCCACCCCAGGGTGGGTAGCTCTGTTTGAAAAGGAAGAGCCCAGATTGGGGGCTGGGGGGCAAGACCCCTCACCTAAGAACGACCTCAAGCTCCCCCGTGGGTCCAGTCCACTGCCCCATTTTCCAAGGGATCTCAGGCTCCGAATGGGGCTTAGGCCCGATCAGAGACGCCTACCATCCCCCCCAGGGGGCGTCTACACCCCACCCCATTTTTGCCCCAACCAAGAGAGCTCACACGCAGCCTGCAGTTAGGCCCTGgagcccagacaggagggagggtggggccGGGGGAGGCCTCTGGACCTGGTGGGGTGGAGGCCGGAGGGGGCTTTGGGTGGCAAGGGGCTTGCTTGCGGACAGTCCAGGCTGCAGTTGCAGTGTTGACAGTGAGCCCGACTGTGGGTGTGGACGTTGAGAGGTGTCCCCCCAGAACCCAGAACCTGTGAAATGCGGGGTGACTGCGGGGGTCATGGGTGTGGGGAGGCAGGGCCCCTGGGGGCAGGGTGTTGCTCCAGGATCCTGCAGAAGGTTGGGAGTGGGACTTCTCAGACCCCCTTACGaggcccagcactggagcctggaGCAGACGTTTGGGGTCCCCTGGGCCTCAGATCTCACTCTGCCACTGGCCAGCCATCAGGAACCTCAGGCCATTCCAGCCATTCCAGCCACAGGCCTCTATCTTCATGTCAAAGACCACAAGGGCAGGAAGAGGGTGTGGGCCAATGTGTGAGTGGTCCCTGGGGGATCTGACAGGGCCCTTGCTGGAAGTGCCTTCTGGGAACTCGTAGGAACAGTCAGGCTCCCCAGGGGAGGTCTCTCTCCACCACTTAGCTCTGCAGGGCCCCCATGCCGGTGAtgggctccctccctcctctgatgTCTGAGGAAGCTGGTGACCCGGTGCCAATTTCCACAGTCCTTTGTTGACTGTGCAGACACAAAAGGATCTgctgcgcgcgcacacacacacacacacacacacacacacacacacacacacacacacgagcgtGCACACGCACCCCGTGAAGAGCCACTCCCCTACTTCCCACCCCAGCAGTGACTTGGATGGGGGAGGGTCTTTCCTCCACCACTGCCTGGGCCCATGCGCACCCCAGGTCCTGCAGGAGCTGCTCCCTGGGCCGCGTGGGCATGGGAGGTGGGCTGAGGCTCCACTCACTCTGGAGGGAGGCTGGATCCTGGAGATgaagtgggagggaaggggggggcaGCAGCCAGAGGGAACACTGGGCGAAGGCATCCCTTCCCGAGGGGCAGTGGGGCCACTGGACGACCAGGCCACTTGTGTTTGAGGATGATGCCCGTGAGTGTGGCATCTCCTGTGAAGAGTAGCTGGGTGTGGGGCTTGAGGGTCTAGACCTCAGGGGAGTGGGGTTGCACGAGGGGAAATATTCTGTGGGTCCAGGCACCACCCTCTGCTAGGTATTTCCTGCTGTCCAGTTTCTCACTGTGAAAGATAACGATGCAATAAACCCCTTTGGTCAGGTTTTTCtccatattttggatatttggggGCTTTGGAGGTGACTCTGGAACCCCCTCAGGGGGCCCCCCAGACCCCCTGGCCTATGGGGGAGCTGGGGGTGCTGCCTGCTGTCTGCCACTGGCTGTTTCCCTGGCCTGTTATTTCCACCCTGAGCTGGGGGCAAGAGTCACTGGGGCCAGGAGACAGGAGAAATCCAGGTcctgccctgggctcccaggtgggcTGGGAAGGCTGGGGGtcagagggtggggtggagggtgaaCTGACTCTGGAGGAAGGTGCAGGactccaggagggaggggagaggcttGGAGGGAGTGTTCAGACCGCCTCCTGGTGCCGGAGGCCTTCTGGCCTGTGGGGACCTCGCGACCGAGGCTGGGCCTCACAGGCCGCCTTGCAGCTCAGCCTACGACACGCGGCTGCGCCAGAGGGTGGCGGTGAAGAAGCTGTCGCGCCCCTTCCAGTCGCTCATCCATGCGCGGAGGACGTACCGCGAGCTGCGGCTGCTCAAGCACCTGAAGCACGAGAACGTGAGCTGGGGGCGGccgggccgggggaggggggcgccCGCGGGCCGCCGAGCCCTGACTGCCCTCTGCACCCAGGTCATCGGGCTGCTGGACGTGTTCACGCCGGCCACCTCCCTCGAGGACTTCAGCGAAGTGTGAGCGGCCGTGGCGGGGAGGGCgcggggttggggtggggactCTGTGCTCATCCCTGCCGCTACCCAGGTACCTGGTGACCACGCTGATGGGCGCCGACCTGAACAACATCGTCAAGTGCCAGGCGCTGAGCGACGAGCACGTTCAGTTCCTCGTGTACCAGCTGCTGCGCGGGCTGAAGGTGGGCGCGGAagcggggggcgggcgggggcgcaGGGGGCAGAACCTGACGCCCCCGCCGTCTCCCCCTCGCAGTACATCCACTCGGCGGGGATCATCCACCGGGTAGGTGCCGCGCGCGACGGGGGGCGTGGGGCtcctgcggcggcggcggcggctttGCCTGCGCTCACGCCGCGCCCGCCCTGCAGGACCTGAAACCCAGCAACTTGGCTGTGAACGAGGACTGCGAGCTGCGGGTGAGccgctgggggaggggctggcgggTCGGCCGGCCGGGAGGCAGAGACCCGGAGGCGCTGACACGCCTGGCGGTGCCTCTAGATCCTGGACTTCGGGCTCGCGCGCCAGGCGGACGAGGAGATGACTGGCTACGTGGCCACGCGCTGGTACCGGGCCCCTGAGATCATGCTGAACTGGATGCACTACAACCAGACAGGTGACGTCAGCCCGTGTGGGGCAGCCCCTTGGGGCCggtgggcctggggagggggtggggctgggacccagAGGCCAAGGACCCTGGGGGACAGGCCAGGTGGGGGACCTGCGTTCACAAACAGACCTTCAGAAAGGCAGAGCACGGTGGGTCCTGGGCTGACGCTTCCCCCTGCCCAGGGTTGTGTCTAGAGAGGAGGGGCTGCTGGCTTTGGGCCTGAGCGTGAGTGCGGGGCCGCTGGGCTGGTGCAGTGCAGCCAGCCCCCAGCTCTCTGAGGAGGGACTTGGGGTGGGCAGACTGATGGAGACGCCTCCTCCCACAGTGGACATCTGGTCTGTGGGCTGCATCATGGCCGAGCTGCTCCAGGGAAAGGCCCTTTTCCCAGGAAACGACTGTATCCTTGGCGCAGGTTAGGGGTGAGCCAGGGTCTCCTGCTGTGGGGCGGGGGTCGAGGGGGGTGGGCTCTGGCCCTTTCTAGCCAGTCTTGCCCCCTCTGCCCCACACCGTGCCACCTTGGGCTCACTGCTGTCCCCAGCGGCAGGAGAGCATGTTCTGGGCGGTGACCTGGGGTTTGGGGTCCCGGGGGGAGTCCGTGCTTGGCCGTTGGGCACTTCCTGAGCCAGGCAGACATCGACCAGCTGAAGCGCATCATGGAGGTGGTGGGCACACCCAGCCCTGAGGTTCTGGCAAAGATATCGTCGGAACACGTGAGTCATCGGCCACCAGCCCCCTCCGCTGACCAGCCACTCCCCCGCCCGCACTCTGGAGGAAGGGGCGCTGTGGGGATAGATGGGGCACCACGGGGGGAGCATGGGTCACAGTGGAATAGACCCCAAGGCAGGCGCCGACCCCTTCAGGGGGAAACAGGTGAACCGGGGAGACATTCCAGGCGTGAGGGACACTGAGGGTAAAACCTCGGCACCTGCAATGTCCTGGCCGTGGACAGTGGAGAGGCACCAGGCCCGGGACCTGCAGGCACGTAGAGCCAGGCAAGGTGCTGTAGCCACCAGATCCAAAGCGGGGAGGTCTCTGGTCCGCGTATGCCCTCGCCCAGGCCTGCTGGAGAGACTGAGTGTGGGGGCTTCTCCCGGCAGGCCTCTGCCTGGCTTAGGCAGGCGTCGAGCAGCCCCTCAGGCCCTTCCCCTGTGCTCCTAGGCCCGGACCTACATCCAGTCCCTGCCCCACATGCCCCAGAAGGACCTCAGGAGCATCTTCCATGGAGCCAACCCCCTGGGTGAGGATGGGCCCTGGGTCCGGGCTGGGCTCCACGTCTAGCCCTGGCTGTGGAGATGACCAGCCCTGCACCCCGCCCCTCTGCAGCTGTGGACCTCCTGGGACGGATGCTGGTGCTGGACAGTGACCAGAGGGTCAGTGCAGCCGAGGCCCTGGCCCATGCCTACTTCAGCCAGTACCACGACCCCGAGGATGAGCCCGAGGCCGAGCCCTACGACGAAAGCGTTGAGGCCAAGGAGCGCACGGTGGAGGAGTGGAAGGGTGGGCCTGAGGGCTGCGTCCCCCAGAGGCTGAGCGCTGCCTGTTTTCTGCAGGAAGTGCTCCAGTTTCTCTTGAGAGTGGTCTGAGCGAGGCCACGACAcggccccccagccccactctaGGGGGTCAGGTAGAGCTGGGGTTGGGCGTGTCCAGCAGAGGCTTGGGGGCAGCACGGGGCAGGCCCGGGAAGGGGCCCATGGGCCGAGGCTGCTCTCGGAGGGTGGTGGGCCTGGGCTGCTGAAGGCCTGAgctcacccctcctcctcccctcgcAGAGCTCACCTACCAGGAAGTCCTCAGCTTCAAGCCCCCAGAGCCACCGCAGCCGCCTGGCAGCCTGGACGTTAAGCAGTGAGGGGAATGCGGCTCGCCAGCCGCACTCGGACCCGAGGAGGGGCCTGAGCCCGCCTGCCCTCCCGCCTCGGCCCGCCAGACTCCCACGAGGGGCACCTCCCAACACCACTGCGGCCAGCAGCGCCCACCCCTGGCCTGGGACCCTTGTCTACACGCCGCGCCTTGTGGGAAGCCTGCACGTGTGTGAGCCACGGGTGTAGGAGTCTGGATAGAGCATGCTGGACTTCCTTGGTCCTCCTACCCCCTCCCAGCAACCTGGGTCTCCTTTGGGACCTCGCTATGGGGGACCTGGGTGCCATAAGAGCTCCCCCCTGGGGGGGGTGTCTGTTTCCAGATCTCCTGGGTCGCAGAGGGCTGTCTGTGGGGGGCAGTGCCTTGGGGCCGGAGCCTCCTGGAGACAAAGGAAGGGGTCTCGATGGTCAGCCTGGAAGTGGGGGGCTACCCTGGAAAGTGCTGAGACTCAAAGGATCTTCCATGGCTGTGGCAGAGTGGGGACAGCTGCCTGGAGCCGTGTGTTCACCTATGCTGTGTGGCACATATGTGCTCCTGGAATTCACATGTCTGAGTAGATGCAGACGTGTGTGAACCTGAGGGCACCTGAGGGCCAGTGGCCATGGCCAGCAGGACGCCCAAGTTGGGGTGGCTCTACtgttgcctcccctcccctcagttcctggtgtgggtgggagggggcattGCTGAGATCCTGCTGGGCAGCATGCAAGGGGCTCGGGTGGCCGTGGGCAGCCATGTGAGCAAAAGCCCCTGCTTTTGATCGGGTGTGAGGGCTGCAGCAGGGTTCTGAGGCATGAGGGCACTGTGCCAGCTGGGGGGCTGGCGGGCACGGGGGCCTCCAGCCTCGAGGACACACATGCCGATGTGGACCCGGATCCTGGACCTTGGTCCAGAGCTGATGAAGAAACCTCTGCCCACTCTACCTCTGCCCACCCTCTGGCCCTGCAGCCGGGCGCTGGGGCACTCAAGTCTGTGGGTCAGCCCTTGTCCTCTTCCCGCCTTCCGGAGTGGAGTTGACCTAGCGACCTCTGGGACAGGGACCTGCTCCAGGCGTGTGGGAGGTGTGGGTCCTCCGTCAAGGGACGTCTGTCAGGTGGTGACCTCTCACCTCGCAGGACCAGGGAGGTCTGAATGCT encodes the following:
- the MAPK11 gene encoding mitogen-activated protein kinase 11 isoform X1 encodes the protein MHGPEQLEGALTAGPGLGGWRDAGTGGGQRGGAGVCAGRGGCGELSPERWWRPGPGGAAPRTHAADIGEVRGPREVGGKSFHGIPFPPPPHPAPGRPVSARPPPRRGRKPRVRLREPPPRLRPAPLRLRPPARAPRGGGRGAGRGPSCGRSGHVGPARRLLSAGAEQDGVGGAAAAARAAPGGLGRLRLRLAALQLSLRHAAAPEGGGEEAVAPLPVAHPCAEDVPRAAAAQAPEARERHRAAGRVHAGHLPRGLQRSVPGDHADGRRPEQHRQVPGAERRARSVPRVPAAARAEGGRGSGGRAGAQGAEPDAPAVSPSQYIHSAGIIHRDLKPSNLAVNEDCELRILDFGLARQADEEMTGYVATRWYRAPEIMLNWMHYNQTVDIWSVGCIMAELLQGKALFPGNDYIDQLKRIMEVVGTPSPEVLAKISSEHARTYIQSLPHMPQKDLRSIFHGANPLAVDLLGRMLVLDSDQRSSPTRKSSASSPQSHRSRLAAWTLSSEGNAARQPHSDPRRGLSPPALPPRPARLPRGAPPNTTAASSAHPWPGTLVYTPRLVGSLHVCEPRV
- the MAPK11 gene encoding mitogen-activated protein kinase 11 isoform X4; the protein is MSGPRAGFYRQELNKTVWEVPQRLQGLRPVGSGAYGSVWPPCSSAYDTRLRQRVAVKKLSRPFQSLIHARRTYRELRLLKHLKHENVIGLLDVFTPATSLEDFSEVYLVTTLMGADLNNIVKCQALSDEHVQFLVYQLLRGLKYIHSAGIIHRDLKPSNLAVNEDCELRILDFGLARQADEEMTGYVATRWYRAPEIMLNWMHYNQTVDIWSVGCIMAELLQGKALFPGNDYIDQLKRIMEVVGTPSPEVLAKISSEHARTYIQSLPHMPQKDLRSIFHGANPLAVDLLGRMLVLDSDQRSSPTRKSSASSPQSHRSRLAAWTLSSEGNAARQPHSDPRRGLSPPALPPRPARLPRGAPPNTTAASSAHPWPGTLVYTPRLVGSLHVCEPRV
- the MAPK11 gene encoding mitogen-activated protein kinase 11 isoform X7, which encodes MSGPRAGFYRQELNKTVWEVPQRLQGLRPVGSGAYGSVCSAYDTRLRQRVAVKKLSRPFQSLIHARRTYRELRLLKHLKHENVIGLLDVFTPATSLEDFSEVYLVTTLMGADLNNIVKCQALSDEHVQFLVYQLLRGLKYIHSAGIIHRDLKPSNLAVNEDCELRILDFGLARQADEEMTGYVATRWYRAPEIMLNWMHYNQTVDIWSVGCIMAELLQGKALFPGNDYIDQLKRIMEVVGTPSPEVLAKISSEHARTYIQSLPHMPQKDLRSIFHGANPLAVDLLGRMLVLDSDQRVSAAEALAHAYFSQYHDPEDEPEAEPYDESVEAKERTVEEWKELTYQEVLSFKPPEPPQPPGSLDVKQ
- the MAPK11 gene encoding mitogen-activated protein kinase 11 isoform X5; the encoded protein is MSGPRAGFYRQELNKTVWEVPQRLQGLRPVGSGAYGSVCSAYDTRLRQRVAVKKLSRPFQSLIHARRTYRELRLLKHLKHENVIGLLDVFTPATSLEDFSEVYLVTTLMGADLNNIVKCQALSDEHVQFLVYQLLRGLKYIHSAGIIHRDLKPSNLAVNEDCELRILDFGLARQADEEMTGYVATRWYRAPEIMLNWMHYNQTVDIWSVGCIMAELLQGKALFPGNDYIDQLKRIMEVVGTPSPEVLAKISSEHARTYIQSLPHMPQKDLRSIFHGANPLAVDLLGRMLVLDSDQRSSPTRKSSASSPQSHRSRLAAWTLSSEGNAARQPHSDPRRGLSPPALPPRPARLPRGAPPNTTAASSAHPWPGTLVYTPRLVGSLHVCEPRV
- the MAPK11 gene encoding mitogen-activated protein kinase 11 isoform X2, coding for MHGPEQLEGALTAGPGLGGWRDAGTGGGQRGGAGVCAGRGGCGELSPERWWRPGPGGAAPRTHAADIGEVRGPREVGGKSFHGIPFPPPPHPAPGRPVSARPPPRRGRKPRVRLREPPPRLRPAPLRLRPPARAPRGGGRGAGRGPSCGRSGHVGPARRLLSAGAEQDGVGGAAAAARAAPGGLGRLRLRLAALQLSLRHAAAPEGGGEEAVAPLPVAHPCAEDVPRAAAAQAPEARERHRAAGRVHAGHLPRGLQRSVPGDHADGRRPEQHRQVPGAERRARSVPRVPAAARAEGGRGSGGRAGAQGAEPDAPAVSPSQYIHSAGIIHRDLKPSNLAVNEDCELRILDFGLARQADEEMTGYVATRWYRAPEIMLNWMHYNQTVDIWSVGCIMAELLQGKALFPGNDYIDQLKRIMEVVGTPSPEVLAKISSEHARTYIQSLPHMPQKDLRSIFHGANPLAVDLLGRMLVLDSDQRVSAAEALAHAYFSQYHDPEDEPEAEPYDESVEAKERTVEEWKGGPEGCVPQRLSAACFLQEVLQFLLRVV
- the MAPK11 gene encoding mitogen-activated protein kinase 11 isoform X3; amino-acid sequence: MHGPEQLEGALTAGPGLGGWRDAGTGGGQRGGAGVCAGRGGCGELSPERWWRPGPGGAAPRTHAADIGEVRGPREVGGKSFHGIPFPPPPHPAPGRPVSARPPPRRGRKPRVRLREPPPRLRPAPLRLRPPARAPRGGGRGAGRGPSCGRSGHVGPARRLLSAGAEQDGVGGAAAAARAAPGGLGRLRLRLAALQLSLRHAAAPEGGGEEAVAPLPVAHPCAEDVPRAAAAQAPEARERHRAAGRVHAGHLPRGLQRSVPGDHADGRRPEQHRQVPGAERRARSVPRVPAAARAEGGRGSGGRAGAQGAEPDAPAVSPSQYIHSAGIIHRDLKPSNLAVNEDCELRILDFGLARQADEEMTGYVATRWYRAPEIMLNWMHYNQTVDIWSVGCIMAELLQGKALFPGNDYIDQLKRIMEVVGTPSPEVLAKISSEHARTYIQSLPHMPQKDLRSIFHGANPLAVDLLGRMLVLDSDQRVSAAEALAHAYFSQYHDPEDEPEAEPYDESVEAKERTVEEWKELTYQEVLSFKPPEPPQPPGSLDVKQ
- the MAPK11 gene encoding mitogen-activated protein kinase 11 isoform X6, giving the protein MSGPRAGFYRQELNKTVWEVPQRLQGLRPVGSGAYGSVCSAYDTRLRQRVAVKKLSRPFQSLIHARRTYRELRLLKHLKHENVIGLLDVFTPATSLEDFSEVYLVTTLMGADLNNIVKCQALSDEHVQFLVYQLLRGLKYIHSAGIIHRDLKPSNLAVNEDCELRILDFGLARQADEEMTGYVATRWYRAPEIMLNWMHYNQTVDIWSVGCIMAELLQGKALFPGNDYIDQLKRIMEVVGTPSPEVLAKISSEHARTYIQSLPHMPQKDLRSIFHGANPLAVDLLGRMLVLDSDQRVSAAEALAHAYFSQYHDPEDEPEAEPYDESVEAKERTVEEWKGGPEGCVPQRLSAACFLQEVLQFLLRVV